Part of the Zingiber officinale cultivar Zhangliang chromosome 6A, Zo_v1.1, whole genome shotgun sequence genome, tttccggtcgaaaatccgaagtcagaattggacagtccagagactgtcaaagtaTTTCCGattatcatatttattatgtgctaactttattttgtaggatatgttaTGTTTGTATagtctaacatgtcttgcagggtcAAAAAACAAAgttatgcctcggatgaacagtgtccgaggcgcctctatggagcttggaggtgcctcgggtgcaaaggacaAGCTGGCCAAGAAGTGCAGCTTGAGGCACCTCAAAGgggagtctgaggcgcctcagactactgcttggaggcgcctcaaatgggtgtttgaggcgcctcaagcgaGGATAATAGCACGTAGCGGAGTCTTATCACAGCGTTTGATCCGGGATAACATTTCAAGCTTGAGGCGCCTCTATGGggtattggaggtgcctccaaaggCCTATAAAAGGCAGTCTCGAGCAGCACTTCATTCAATCACCTTCCAAGACATCTTTGAGCTGTATAATGCCAACGAGACAATCCAGCTGAGCTACGATGAGTCCCCGATGACCCGGAACTTTGAGATTTCTATTTTTGAGTTGTCGGTATAGTTTCTTTTATTGCATTTACTGTAATACTAAATTGTACACtttacgaaattatagttgttgcccaccgaaagtgatcaacgatcgcgggccttggagtaggagtcgctcaaggctccgaaccaattgAACCCTtggtgtcttctgtgtttgtgcttatttcttttaatctttccgctgctttattctgaacgagttttacgaatccgaaacgagtgaaagccacgagcgatattcaccccccccctctagcgcttctcgatccaacattcatCTCCTTTTATCGAGTTGGATCAGATCCTTTTCTGGATCAACTCTTATCTGGATGAAGTTATATCTAGATGAAGCATATATGGATCAAGACTTATCTCTATCTACATCACTTATTCTTATCCTCATCCAAATCATAAACATAAATCAGATCTTTTaccacatcatcttctatataaaCATTTCACAACTCAGTAATTTGGACCAAGCCCAGTCAGTCTACTAAACTGCTGGTTCGGTCTACTGAATAGGTTTGAGTCTGGTTCGACCCGAGTCAAGTCTGGTTCATCTATTTGTGTTTGTCTTCTCTCTGTTTTGCTTTCAACTCTAGGTGTTACGCCCTaggggagtccctgccagaagaaatttcggcagcatctcccctgtacgggtgacaatttgaaacttACTACATCAATCCTGATACCTTGGCCACCACAActgaaacaataacaataaaaataagtcaaacacccacgcattataatagtaaaactaaactaatgcaatgataaaaaaaaatcctttcaaatatcctactcaactacactcataaaggtcaaaacttatatcctactcaattacacccataaagctcaaatcacgacgcaataaaatcaactcacctcttctgccgtccaagcaggcatgtagtaaaacatatccaataaaactcatcaacaataaagataatacaatatccataaagcaAGATCAGCATAAGTCCAATACATAGACAACTATATAGTAGGAAGAAAAGAACAATAAAAAGGTCCATATGAAAATCCTTGAAATCTGGAGGGGGACTAACGACTAGAAATCCTTCGGACAACCTaaacctgaaaatagtatatcaacggggtgagtcaactcctcagcgggtaattaTTGAGATGCATAGTATAAAATATAACAAATAgcattaatcatgcgtacagtctcctgatataagaaggataaatgcaattgaaataaataggagaacaactgtactaaccaggacctggtatatGGATAATAAACCAAGAGGTATtgaaatcatgtatgcatgtcaaacatatgcatccacccaatatgcagcaaataaatgcatcaaacacaagcaataaatgcatcaatgcgtatgatgccaatgacatgtcttggtcacccctactgccagtcagtcaTGCCAcatatgatggtgagaccgagtgggtaggaatGTGACAATTgtacactctgccatcactgctcctgatgagtgatcgagtggacgggatgctgtcggagtacacctatcctcctaccccaaatcataagtgggggagctcaatgctctcatctccctgagccagtctagaggagggatccctgacgtgctatcacgttgcgtcacgctacccatgagtggaccaacggagcactaacagagcacctgctgcaacacaccctgcccgaataaaaaccactaacccatgagtggtagtgtgtgtagatccatgtaactggagatgagctcaacaataatggagctaaaaatcgctcagcatgcaatcatgcaaatgatgcatgacactaatcatgaagatcctgaccatatctacctccataaaatatgtaccaaaaatatacatagatcaaataaaaaaatctaggtacacaggtcagatatggtatcaaataagttcggtatatcctatggcatggtatgtcattacctttatgatcataagtaatctgaaaggtataaacatgaatgcaaaactagaaaaCAATCAAAGCATGCACAATTAATGGATAATGACATACTGATGTAGATATAatacataatcattactatttgttaaagaaaaactactatgcacatcaaatgacaaatcaaaaagataagtcaaggtacccacctccaataagaggatcgtatccgaaatagatccctcgtcgagacaacGTCTCGAATCAAACTCTtgtaatatcaaacatataatttTTAGATAATTTCGATATGTATCcagtagctaaatcaaattcctattaaaCCAAGAACCTTAATCCGTTCATTTATTCTCGGTTAATAAATAATTCAGATCTAACTACAGCTTAGATTAGACCCGACatttaaaccctaattaaatatctCAACGATCAACTACCAAAAACctaaaatcaacttaattaagcatcttacctcaaactcacagccaaGGATGCTGCTGCCAAAGAAGGATAGCTGTTGGAAATTATGGCCGGAGTTGTGAGTCGCCCTCGAATGGTGATGCTCGAATCCACAGCGAATTTTAACCTAAGTCCAGAACTCCCCAATTAACACAATTAGAGATCTGATACTAAACTCCCAAATTAAGGAAGAACTAAAGCGATCAAATCCCAAATACCCACATATGCTTTACCTGCAACGATGCCaagttcttcctctctgccgGAGATTTAACAGAGAGTGAGACTAGGGATTGGAGGTGGCTCGGTCCTCTCTGGTGATCAACAACCGACACTGAGGTGGGAGATCGACGGTGATGGGGTAAGAGGGCAACGACTTCTTCGACTACCCTTGAGAAAGAGGCAAGCTTCGGATCGGAACCCTCGGTGAGATTGAGGACTTCTGTGGCGAGGAGGCAATAGGCAGAGAGAAGAGGGTGAAGCTAGGGCTTCCTCAACCGAGGGGCTTTGTACACGGGGATGGACGGCAGTGGCGTCGGGTGTGCGGCTCAAgagggaaggagaagagaagagaaagggttggctttgctCAGTTCGACGGCGGCGGAGGTCCTAGGGCAGAGGGGCGATCGGAGTTGGCGCCGGGCAGTGAAGTCGGCGTTGGCTGGGGTGGTCGGTGACAGCACAGAAGAGATCGAAGAGGGGCAGTGGTGTGCGGCGGTGGAGAGGCCAGGGCAAAGATCGGgtgggagaagaggaagaaggagatgcaAAGATCGCTCGGCCACGACTTAAATCGCTAGGGGAGGAAAAATCTGCTCAGCGCGAGGTGGTTAGGGCACGGGTTCGGCATTGCGGcgggggagaagaaaaataaaggaaaataaagaggaaaaaaaatcaaacatttcctcacttaaatggggtagcctaaacaggctttcccggggctcaatatttatccccgtaaactctcatacgagctccgaaaaattcccttatagtTATTCAccctttttcagtattttacactaGGTTCCTACAAAACAACCCAATATGCACAAACAAGCAACCTTAGTCTTAATCCTGTAAGTCTACTTGACTACTAGACTTACCTTTTACTTAGAggtccctcctccaagtctaccaaCTAAGGATCAATTTCTTAGGATCAAGTCGGACTCTTGTAAGTCTACCCAACCTACTAAGCTTACCTTTTGCTTAGAGGTCCCTtctccaagtctaccacctaagggtcaatcccttaAAATTAAGCTGCACTCTTGTAAGTCTACTTGACCTACTATGCCTCAAGCTTGGACTGTATCCAAGACTTtaccattacctagggttacctccccctaggatttctacaacctagcttcactcatcaggacttccaccacttaaaGTTACCTCCCCCCAaaattttcaccacctagcttcactcactagggcctagctttactcactaggacttccaccacctaaggttacctccccttagtaTTTttaccatctagcttcactcactagggcttagcttcactcactaggacttacccttgcctaactaagttaggacttttgctagtcatctagtcctaactagacttctctcttccacaCATTAAGTCGTGTTTGGATAAACCCTTGGTtaaactgaccagacttaggtatattgtcaaatatcaaaactcttaAGGATGATTGCGCCAACATTAGATGTCCTAAGAGATCATAAATGTAGGCTGCGTTACAATTCAAGCATTCAAGTATAGAGACAACAACTAAACGCATAGGCATTAAAATTAGGTAGTTCATTGGTCTACATTTGTTTCCCATAGACAAATATACACTATTTCATTAAAATTAGGTAGTTTAGTCAGCAAAGTTTTAGCTTGTTTTGGTTTAGGATGTTAGGTGTGGCCAGACAACCATCATCGAGGGGCATGTCTGTTAGGTAGCTAGTCTATTACATGAATGATCGATCCATCTGGTGATAAAAGTTAAAGTCGTCACCTTAGCAGCTCTTCCATGGTGGCTCCACACACTCTGGAAGGAGATAAATCACAAGTGTTTATTCAGCCTTAGTCGAATGACCCTTCTGAATAGGGGGCACGAGAAAACCCTGAAGTCGAGTGTGATAGTGATTATCCTACTAGTTATTTAATCCGTTGATTCATGCACGAATACTGGAAGCCATCTTCTAAAATTTGTTAATTCAAAAGAATaccaagaaatatgacaataaaCGACACtactaaaaaatattattaattaaaaaaaactttccttacaTTAATCCAAACAATTTTTTATATATACTCCAAACCCTATGAcaaaaagaaaggagagaaatcttAACATATCGACCCTAATTCctaagatgaaaaaaaaagagaaagaaatcataacatagagtaaaattttaatagactcacaatcctaaaatataaaagatagaaattactaaaaatatctaaaataaactcaaaaattacaaaaataataatttactaaaattaatataaaaaaaatctaatgaaTTCTCCTACATCAAACCCGAAGTAGTATTTGCACGATTGTTAGTTGTTAGGGCGTCAGTGTTGAAATCGACGGCAATGGACGTTGGCAACACCAAAACCCCAAAAGATTGATGTCTAATTTTCTACCATGGAAAGGTATTAATTCATCTCTATCAGAGTTTGATAAACAAGATCAAACCAGTACACATTAAGCCAACCTGATCGGAGTTGAGGGTTACGCTAGGGCTTCATCGGCAGAGGGTCTTTGTACGCGGGGAAGGGTGGCAGTGGCGTTGGGTGTGCGGCTCGAgagggaaggagaagagaagggaaagggtCGGCATTCTCCATTCGACGACGACGGAGGTCCTAGGACAGAGGGGTGATCGGAGTTGGCGCCGGGTAGTGAAGTCGGCGTCGGCTGGGGTGGTTAGTGGCAAcacaaaagagatagaagagggGCAGTGGCATGCGGCGGTGGAGAGGCTAGGGAAGAGATCGggtgcactacaagaaaatatgcattcaacaacactcaaacgacaacggttttataccaaatcgttgtctttttaccttttaacaacggttttaacaaaaaccgttgtcttttagcaatttttttttgcctacgacaacggtttttaaaaaccgttgcctatttatgtttttttggggctacgacaacggtttttaaaggctacgacaacagtttttgaaaaatgttgtctatgtgcgcttttttgggattacgacaacggtttttgaaaaccgttgtctattaagtgttattGAATAGCGTTGTTTTTCTCCTTTCGCCACTTTTTCCCCTTCGCAATTTTTTGCCGCTGCTGCGTTTTGTCTTTCCCTCTCTCTGAAATTTTTTGCCGCTGCATTCtgcccctttaccttctcgatccctaaaACCTCTCACTTGCTCTCTCGTTTTCTATGGTGATGGTGAGCGCGCAGCTGTGGGATTGGAGTAGAATGGAAGGCTTAGAGGTTTTCAATGCGTGGCGATCTTTGTCGACGCATCCTAAACCTCATCGCATACCTTTGATCTGCAGCCATGGATTGTACCAACCGCGACCTCGACGACCTTGGAGCACTGCTAAGATCAAGCAGCACTTCTGTTTTATTCCTCTCTCGACTCGATTGCTCCTTTGTCCATCGCACGCTTTCATATTCTttgctttttccttttcttctacaGATCATTTGAAGATGGAGGGCGATCTCCTTTCCATGGCTTCCACTCAGCGCTTGAAGTTATTCCAGGGAAGCCAGGCTTTTCCCTCCAACCTCCACCTCCATCTTCTGTCAAAACTAGGCATTCTGCGAAATTTAGGAGATAAAGAAAGCTGGTAAGCGAAATGAGTTCTTGGTGGAAGGGTAACTATCCTACAGCCAGGTCCAATGGTGACTCTTCGAGGAGGAATTCGACGACCACTGAGGAACAGAAGCAGACGAGAAGGACAAACACGTTCTACGGACCTTTGGAATCACATTGGCATTTTCCGGAGCCCGAGAAGAAGAAGCCCcctttgacttcaaaattgacctTCAGGTCCTTGTAGAAATCGCTCACTAAGGTCAGCAAAAGCAATGCATTTCCAACGATGTTCCAAGGCGTCCACGATCCGAATGAGGAGAAAGTGGTGAAGTCGTTGAGGGACACACTACTATCGAAGGGTCAGCTACCTGAGAAGTATGATGACTACCATACACTTCTCCGGTATGGCTAGAATACATTTGTTAAGTAGCTGGAAGAAATTTCTCTTTTTGAATCCTTCTTATTATTATATTGATCATACATGTCCTAGTTCTATATCGTGTGAAAGAATTTTACTATTGATGCTATAGCTTTCTATTCTTCTCTGCAGATTTTTGTGATTGCGGAACTTCAACATGTCTAAGGCAGAGATCATGTTTGTTAATATGCTCAAGTGGAGAGATAGTTCTGGTGTTTATCTTATTGCAAAAGTAATATATTCCTGACATGTTTTTCTCCCTATGGGTTACTATGTGGGCATTTCAATTCAACACCTCACGACTTTTACTGACTTTGACACAAATATGATGAAACAAATAATAATTTTCATCCAATTTCTACAATAATATTTCTGCCGAGATCTTTTTCCTTGCAAACATTAAATCAAATGAcagattaaaaaaatatcttttaaatgCTGGTTTTTTCTAAATAATGCTTTCATTTTTTTCAAACATAACCATGATGATCCATGTGAATATACATTCCTTTGCAGGTTTTGGATTCTTTATAGGGCCAAGCAAGATGGACCAGTAGTCTTGGTAAATTACCTTACTATGAATATCATCCTATACCTTGGTCATCTCAATATAACTGTTGTACAAACACCTATTCAGGGTTGGCGTCATCCTTGGGAAGGGCATGGAGATCACTCACATGATCATGTGCCTGAAGACAAGGTATTATAGTACAAGCATGCCTTAATTCATCTACAATTTCCCTTTTGTTTGTGTATGTATAAGATGCTTCCAAAGCTTCAATATGATTATTGTTGACAACAGGTGCTTATTCATGAATAAGCTCCAAGCAGATTCAATTTCCCTATAAGATGTATGTTtggattcatggtatagactaaaAGATTATTGTTGTGGCACCTTTACCTTAGAAGTGCTAACAAGCTCAATGCACATGATGAATCTCTTTGCTATCCTTTCAAACTGCTAATTTCTAGCTTCAATATGCATTGACATTGACCTGTTATGCTTGGATATCTTCTAGGTGTAGATGTTAGAACATCCAAGATATGCGAACTTGGAatattgaattatagagctaagCGAGTGCTTTGGATTGCCCTCCGCCAGCTTGAAGTAATTGAGACCCACAGTGGATATGGTTCTCATCACACATCTTTCCTGTAATGAATTAAGATTGTCTGCTACATTTTTGACCTGGCTCTGATCCATTAGATCTGTGTAACTATGCTGTAAGATTTCACAGTAGAACGAGAGACATGTGAGAAGGTGATTTCTTTGACTCATTTAATTAGATCTAGTCCTTTATTTGCTAATACTTCCCCATACTGATTTTTTTTAAGCATGTTAGAATTGTGAAGAATTTCTAATTATATCTGTGTGCTACCTTTCTCATAGTTTATTGCAATGTGTGATAACTATTAGATGTTGCTATTCTTTCTCTCCATTATGTAGTCCTTTGATTAATATTTGCCAATTTTCCATAGTTTTTCACTTTAAGATCTTTCAAGCATCTAGTGACAAGTGCAAATTGGTTAGCATCTAGTGACATCCTTGTGTTGACTTTAGAGATTAAAAATTGATGTAATTAGCATGTTTTTCTGGTGCTATAATCCAATGATATAATTTATTCTTCCAATGCGAGTAAACATTGTCAGATTCTTTTATACTcctttatgtattagatttcttaTGATTATTTCTTATTGCCTTCTCATTTTTCTAATCGTAGAGATCGAGCGAATCAAAGAAATACTTACAATGCCGAATGGAAAGGTTAGTTTGCATCTAGTTTAGCTTTTTCCCTCTTAATGGAATATTCTTGAGATAGAAATGAGTGCAAAATAAGTCTGTTAATATCTTAGTTGTCTCGGAAGAAGTCTATTGTGTCACTTGTGCTAGGCTACTGtataatttacttaattctatatttttcctTATGCTTGACGTTATAATTGTTCCTCTTTGAAAGTGCCCTTAATCTTAGTCCTTAATCTCCTATTGACTTTATTCACAGATTATTAGTCTTGATGAAACGCATACCTCTTGGGCGCTTGACAGATAAGTAGATTAGAAGTCTTTGTTTTCTTAAACACACTAatggttttattttatttctagaaaCTTGATGGCGAAACAAGATCTGTCAGAGCTTAGTTAGCTTAGTTTATGCAATGCTACAATAGATTTATCCGAGAATCCCTTGATCTCTCCTTTAAGATAATAATTGTTGATTAAGAATCACCCACTAGTGGGAATTACATGAAGCCCTTGATCAAGTTGTATTCGCTATTGCTTGAATAAGTTGATTAAAGTTGCAAGTTGAGCTGCACTTTCACTAAGACTAGACATTTTATCCTTTAATCAAGTAGTAGTTTCTTGATGGAGTTTATTTAGCATATGAAACTCATTTAAGATTTATGTTTGTTGTTCAATACTTTTTTGACCTCATACTTGTTATAATTTTTGGTTTATAATGCATTGGACCTTAATGTAAAAAGGCAGATTGTCTACCTTATGGCTCCATTTGTGATAGACGAAACTTTACAAACACCAGCAGATGTTGTGAAAGGCACATCCTTATAACAGGCAACCACTCTTTATTAGACTGCAGATCAACCTGCAGCTTCTCCCAAACTTTGCTCTTGGCGTTTAAGACGCTGTTTGGTTCGCCTGAGTATCCCAGAAAGGTCACTCGTTCACCAACCTTGGCTGATGATGGTGGATCAACTAACTCAACCTGGAAACAAAATGAATTCATTAGTCGTTCTTGATGAATGATCACATGTAAAGATGATAATTTCCCAGGTAAACCAACCAATATTATAATACTAAAAAACTAACAGGTTAGTAAAAGCAAAGACTTGTAAGAATGGAGGCAGAGTTAACGACTTAACTTTGTGTGGTCATCGTTTGATGCAGCCAAGACCATTGCTTGTGACTTAATGCCCCTCATGGTTGCAGGCTTCAAGTTACAAAGGACACAAACCTTCCGATTCTGCACCAGTGATTTAGAGAACATAGGAAATTCACATCCAAATGGAAGAAAATTTGAAAAGGGAAGCAAAATAAACCTGCATTTCCTCAAGAGGAATATATTTCACGAGGCCACTAACAACTGTTCGAGGGGATTCTTCACCGACATCAATTTCTTCAACATAGAGTGAATCTGCATCTGGGTGCTTCTGAACTTTTTTGATGAGGCCAACAGGTATGTCAAGTCTTGAGACAGAAATTTCTGTTTCAGCAGACTTCGTTTTTGTACTGCCAGAAGGCTTGTTATGTTGTTTCTTAGAATTTCCTACAGCAGGTCACATGAGAAACTTATTGAGCTCTAGGATAAGCTTTAACTTCATTAAGTCGAGTTTTATTAATACTTCAAAACTTGGAAAACCATTTACATTAATACAACACTAAAAAGTAGCTTCATTTGCAGGTCTAGGATAAACCTTCATGAAACTTTCTCCTTGTATCAAAAATTGTATATGGTCAAGAGTTACTAGTGCTTCAGATAAAGATGAACTCTTctaatatatgtttatattttgcagGTTCTATTGACAAAGTTTTATGTTGTGGTTTTATTTGCCGATATGAATGGGGTACTTGAAGAGTATGATTTATCAAATCTGTTATTGTGATTGTAGCAACTACATTTCTCCAAATTTCAGCTATCAACCCTGTTTTACGTCTTCTACAGGTATTATATTCTTCCCTTTTATTTTTGGTGCTTTGCTCACATACTTTGATTCACAAAAATCCAGAATGTTGGAAAAGGTTGATATGGAAGAatcagcaagtgagaaagaggagtccgatgaaattctacaagttgaagattttgatggggcttgagttgacaataattacttgcaatcctacatggcatgaaccaccatcacaagtttctagtcttttgacaattattcattagttgtaaatgaagtttatttgtttatttgtattgggataaattttatttgaatattagacatgtttttcttttgtgattgtaatataattcttgtataagtaacattttgaatgacattgatatggaaaatattctttcttttgtgattatgattctttattatatatttatattgaaatatgatatattggtattaaaagataataatttaaaagacaatgatctaaaactgttgttgttgtctatcaccctcaaagacaacggttaaaaatcgttgtcaaagCCCCAAAAACGGTTGTAAACTAGCAGTGTTAATAAAAaatgctctaaacaacaacggttttaaaccgttgtcttttcattcaaagacaacggtttaaaaccgttgcaaaactgttgtcttttcattcaaaagacaacggtttaaaaccgttgtcgtagcctccACTTTTAACAAAACtgccagttacaacggttttaaagggcctacgacaacggtttttaaccgttgtcttttaatgtttttgttgtagtggtgggagaagaggaagaaggagatgcaAAGATCGCTCGGCCACGACTTAAATCGCGAGGGGAGGAAAAAACCGCTCGATGCGAGGAGGTTAGGGCATGGGTTCGGCGTCGCGGtgggggagaagaaaaataataaaaaaaaggaaaataaagaggaaaaaaatcaaacatttctttgcttaaatggggtagcctaaacaagctttcccggggcccaatatttatccccgtaaactcgtcatacgagctccaaaaaattcccgaaaaattcccttatggttattcgccctttttcggtattttacattctcccccactaataaaaatatggtccccaaattttcgttatctaccatcagcaagtactaacaacaaatagatagtataaatactgaacggaaattaactcacatacctcaaataaaaaggtgggggtatcgagctcggattgtatccttgagctcccaggtagcctcctcatctgaatgatgctgtcatccgactttaaccagtcggatagtcttgttccgcaactgacgctctttccgatccagaatccgtaccagaacTTCCTCATAGGTGatgtcaggctgaatgggaactgagatatctgtcagcacatgtgtcaggtcaggtatgtatctcctcagcatagatacgtggaatacgtcgtggatgcctgccagggacggtggtagtgccagacgataagctactgctccaatcctctccaggatttgGAAAGGGACAATG contains:
- the LOC121996888 gene encoding probable methionine--tRNA ligase, whose product is MQNRKVCVLCNLKPATMRGIKSQAMVLAASNDDHTKVELVDPPSSAKVGERVTFLGYSGEPNSVLNAKSKVWEKLQVDLQSNKEWLPVIRMCLSQHLLVFVKFRLSQMEP